One genomic segment of Danio aesculapii chromosome 15, fDanAes4.1, whole genome shotgun sequence includes these proteins:
- the trim59 gene encoding tripartite motif-containing protein 59 — translation MDNLEEDLTCSVCYALFTDPRVLPCSHTFCKSCLESVLQVSVNFSIWRPLRLPLKCPNCRSVVELPTNGLDALPVNVCLRAIVEKYQRESRPRSPSCPEHPGQPLNVYCVQDRKLICGFCLTIGQHQGHTIDDLQTAYVKERTDQPALIQSLRGEHLDEMNRLAERIQMEKTRSEALVQKDREVASVFFQGLELTLAQKKEQFMQALERASVLLNQAYEPLVEQLKGLQEEHRELQILISSMEEDQESPLEYLEKVHQLRERINTLNRTPMPTVPSLQMSPRAERFIEKHWTDVTLRDLRDGPLPEISWHSESCSTSRAQVSDQTRCWRICVCLSVIALLLTVTLCGGTHWVSALRQAGENASSELSQPLRDLATLFCCVLQDTGGKLHAFISTVGEHTHQWLLRFLKALRWC, via the exons ATGGATAATCTGGAGGAGGATCTGACGTGTTCAGTTTGCTACGCTCTCTTCACGGACCCACGAGTGTTGCCCTGCTCGCACACCTTCTGCAAGAGCTGTCTGGAAAGCGTGCTGCAGGTCTCGGTTAATTTCTCAATCTGGCGCCCCCTCCGGCTGCCCCTCAAATGCCCGAACTGCCGCAGCGTAGTAGAGCTGCCCACAAATGGCCTGGACGCGCTTCCGGTTAACGTGTGTCTGCGTGCAATCGTAGAAAAATACCAACGTGAGAGTCGTCCCCGATCTCCATCCTGCCCCGAGCATCCTGGCCAGCCTCTCAATGTGTACTGCGTGCAGGACCGCAAGCTGATCTGCGGCTTCTGTCTGACCATCGGGCAGCACCAGGGACACACAATCGACGATCTGCAGACGGCGTATGTAAAGGAGCGCACCGACCAACCCGCCCTCATCCAGAGTTTAAGAGGCGAGCACTTGGACGAGATGAACCGTCTGGCCGAACGCATTCAGATGGAGAAAACCCGCAGTGAAGCGCTGGTGCAGAAAGATCGAGAGGTGGCATCGGTTTTCTTCCAGGGGCTCGAGCTCACCTTGGCCCAGAAGAAGGAGCAGTTCATGCAG GCGCTGGAGCGGGCGAGTGTGCTCCTGAATCAAGCCTACGAGCCGCTGGTGGAGCAGCTGAAAGGCCTGCAGGAGGAGCACAGAGAGCTGCAGATCCTGATCTCCAGCATGGAGGAGGACCAGGAGAGTCCGCTGGAGTACCTGGAGAAGGTGCATCAGCTGAGGGAGCGGATAAACACTCTGAACCGCACGCCGATGCCTACAGTGCCCAGCCTTCAGATGAGCCCACGAGCAGAGCGATTCATTGAGAAACACTGGACCGATGTGACCCTCAGAGATCTGAGAGACGGACCACTGCCAGAGATCTCCTGGCACTCAGAGAGCTGCTCAACCAGCAGAGCGCAGGTCTCAGATCAGACTCGCTGCTGGaggatctgtgtgtgtttatctgtgatCGCGCTGCTACTGACGGTCACTCTCTGTGGAGGAACACACTGGGTTTCTGCTCTCCGTCAGGCCGGAGAAAACGCTTCGAGTGAACTGAGCCAGCCGCTGCGTGATCTAGCCACACTCTTCTGTTGTGTGCTGCAGGACACTGGTGGTAAATTACACGCCTTTATCTCTACTGTAGGAGAACACACACATCAGTGGCTGCTCCGCTTTTTAAAAGCATTACGCTGGTGTTAA